One Watersipora subatra chromosome 4, tzWatSuba1.1, whole genome shotgun sequence genomic window carries:
- the LOC137395242 gene encoding gamma-butyrobetaine dioxygenase-like, whose protein sequence is MNGISSKVKVEFYEDSLLPKRQLKLQSAELTNQGRVLVVINDEKLQFPGEYLLRFCECAKCFSSACLSHIRSLSDLYKADLSLKSVTMSEDGKYIEYVATNDHSGRFTAEWLYNRRMTQQGWEERNAAVFLHKPCSWPVADKMHVEKATYSEVTETEMGMQKFINNLIKDGLFIITGTPDRRVADEFGEKTGLAPIMNHYGPNWIVENVPVPTNHAYSSYALDLHIDQAFLMHCPNIQLLHCMTQSEVGGESIMSDGIRAANLLKERHPEYFHILTTLEINQKDVISHYNQQQYYVANRSPTIVLNKDGDPVKFMFNSVAQSSFFSGSPEQYEEYERATKAFVGLLNECSITFRNEPGDIMVFDNERVLHGRASYDKRYERKLEGWYLSWDMMHSRLRVSNIKTAQN, encoded by the exons ATGAATGGAATCAGCTCAAAGGTCAAGGTCGAGTTTTATGAAGACTCTCTCCTACCAAAGCGTCAGTTGAAGCTGCAATCTGCAGAATTAACCAATCAGGGTCGTGTTCTTGTCGTCATCAACGATGAG AAATTACAGTTCCCTGGGGAATACCTCCTTCGCTTCTGCGAATGTGCCAAGTGTTTCAGCTCGGCCTGCTTGAGTCATATCCGTTCACTGAGTGACCTTTACAAGGCTGACCTGAGCCTCAAGTCTGTAACCATGTCTGAG GATGGTAAATATATAGAGTATGTGGCCACAAATGATCACAGCGGACGTTTCACAGCGGAGTGGCTGTATAACCGCAGGATGACGCAGCAAGGGTGGGAGGAGCGAAATGCAGCTGTTTTTCTTCACAAACCTTGTTCGTGGCCAGTTGCTGACAAAATGCATGTTGAGAAGGCTACATACTCGGAG GTCACTGAGACTGAAATGGGAATGCAGAAGTTCATTAACAACTTAATAAAAGATGGGCTGTTCATCATAACCGGTACGCCGGACAGACGTGTGGCTGATGAATTTGGGGAGAAAACGGGCCTCGCTCCAATCATGAACCACTATGG ACCCAACTGGATAGTGGAAAATGTACCGGTTCCTACCAACCATGCCTATAGTTCTTATGCCTTGGATCTGCATATTGACCAAGCGTTCCTCATGCACTGTCCAAAT ATACAACTGCTGCACTGCATGACTCAGTCTGAAGTTGGAGGAGAGAGTATCATGTCGGATGGTATTCGAGCAGCCAACCTTCTTAAAGAGCGACACCCAGAGTATTTCCACATTCTCACTACCCTTGAGATTAACCAGAAGGATGTCATCTCCCACTACAATCAGCAGCAATACTACGTCGCAAACCGATCCCCAACCATTGT CCTTAACAAAGATGGTGATCCTGTGAAGTTTATGTTCAACTCAGTGGCACAGAGCAGCTTCTTCTCCGGTAGCCCTGAGCAGTATGAAGAGTACGAAAGAGCGACAAAGGCATTTGTAGGTCTCCTCAATGAGTGCTCCATTACTTTCAGGAATGAACCAG GTGATATCATGGTGTTTGACAATGAGAGAGTCTTACATGGAAGGGCATCCTACGACAAAAGGTATGAAAGGAAGCTGGAAGGTTGGTACCTCAGCTGGGACATGATGCACTCACGGCTCAGAGTCAGCAATATCAAGACAGCGCAAAACTAA